A window of the Flavobacterium sangjuense genome harbors these coding sequences:
- the rsmI gene encoding 16S rRNA (cytidine(1402)-2'-O)-methyltransferase — protein MSKLYIVPTPIGNLEDMTFRAIRVLKEVDLILAEDTRTSGKLLKHFEISTHMHSHHMHNEHKTVENLIKRLQAGENIALISDAGTPAISDPGFLLTRACVENNIEVDCLPGATAFVPALVNSGLPNDRFVFEGFLPEKKGRQTRYLALAEEYRTMIFYVSPHKLVKTLAEFVQYFGADRPVSVSRELSKLHEETIRGTAAEVLKHFEAKPPKGEIVAVVGGKVLEVRSKKQEARDSEE, from the coding sequence ATGTCAAAATTATACATTGTTCCAACGCCAATTGGCAACCTTGAAGACATGACTTTCAGAGCCATTCGCGTTTTGAAAGAAGTCGATTTGATTTTGGCCGAAGACACGCGAACCAGCGGTAAACTCCTAAAACATTTTGAGATTTCTACGCACATGCACAGCCATCACATGCACAACGAGCACAAAACAGTTGAGAATTTGATTAAGCGGTTGCAGGCTGGCGAAAACATTGCGTTGATTTCTGATGCAGGAACTCCAGCGATTTCTGATCCTGGTTTTTTGCTAACGCGTGCCTGTGTCGAAAACAATATTGAAGTCGATTGTTTGCCTGGCGCGACGGCTTTTGTTCCGGCTTTGGTGAATAGCGGTTTGCCCAATGACCGATTTGTTTTCGAAGGTTTTTTGCCCGAAAAGAAAGGAAGACAAACCCGATATTTGGCATTAGCTGAAGAATACAGAACGATGATTTTCTATGTTTCGCCACATAAATTAGTAAAAACCTTGGCGGAATTTGTGCAGTATTTTGGAGCCGACAGACCGGTTTCTGTTTCGCGCGAATTATCTAAACTACACGAAGAAACCATTCGCGGAACTGCGGCAGAAGTGCTAAAACATTTTGAGGCAAAACCGCCAAAAGGAGAAATTGTAGCTGTGGTTGGCGGGAAAGTTTTAGAAGTAAGAAGCAAGAAACAAGAAGCAAGAGATTCCGAAGAATAA
- the ade gene encoding adenine deaminase, with the protein MQIQGQIVDIPNRKIYSGEITVEKGKITSITEAAHNVKTYILPGFVDAHIHIESSMLVPSEFAKLAVLHGTVGTISDPHEIANVLGKDGVHYMIENGKKVPLKFHFGAPSCVPATFFETAGAVIDSEQIKELMGSPDIYYLSEMMNYPGVLFDDEEVLKKIAWAKHFNKPVDGHAPGLRGAPIEKYIAAGISTDHECFTYDEAAEKLSLGMKVLIREGSAAKNFEALIDLLPDNFENMMFCSDDKHPDDLIVGHINLLCARAVAKGFDVFKILQMACVNPVKHYKMNIGLLQKNDAADFIVVEDLTNFKVLQTYIDGELVAENGKSFVKHVDFEKPNNFNTSKKQVIEFDISSSASKIRVIEALEGQLITNEIHHKPKIENGKIVSDIENDILKMVVVNRYENAPPAIAFIKNFGLKKGAIASSVAHDCHNIVVVGTSDEEICKAVNILIENNGGVCAVNGAETKSLALPVAGIMSDKDGWETGKLYQEIDAMSKQLGSNLKAPFMTLSFMALLVIPDLKLSDKGLFSGNSFSFVDLEVS; encoded by the coding sequence ATGCAAATTCAAGGTCAGATTGTCGACATTCCAAATCGCAAAATATATTCGGGTGAAATTACTGTGGAAAAAGGTAAAATCACATCAATAACGGAAGCAGCACACAACGTCAAAACCTATATTCTTCCCGGTTTTGTTGATGCGCACATTCATATTGAAAGCTCGATGTTGGTGCCTTCTGAATTTGCGAAGCTTGCGGTTTTACACGGAACGGTTGGAACCATTTCAGACCCGCATGAAATTGCAAATGTGCTTGGAAAAGATGGTGTTCATTATATGATTGAAAATGGTAAAAAAGTGCCGTTGAAGTTTCATTTTGGCGCGCCTTCCTGTGTTCCTGCTACCTTTTTTGAAACGGCCGGAGCCGTGATTGATTCGGAACAAATCAAGGAATTGATGGGGTCGCCCGATATTTATTATTTATCCGAAATGATGAATTATCCGGGCGTTTTGTTTGATGATGAAGAAGTTTTGAAAAAAATTGCCTGGGCGAAACATTTCAACAAACCGGTTGATGGACACGCTCCGGGATTACGAGGAGCGCCTATTGAAAAATATATTGCTGCCGGAATTTCTACCGATCATGAGTGTTTTACTTATGATGAAGCGGCAGAAAAATTATCGCTTGGAATGAAAGTCCTTATCCGTGAAGGAAGCGCGGCGAAAAACTTTGAAGCTTTGATTGATTTATTGCCGGACAATTTCGAAAACATGATGTTTTGTTCTGACGATAAACATCCGGATGATTTAATTGTTGGGCACATTAATTTGCTTTGCGCAAGAGCAGTTGCCAAAGGTTTTGACGTTTTCAAAATATTGCAAATGGCTTGCGTCAATCCAGTGAAACATTACAAAATGAACATTGGTTTATTGCAAAAAAACGATGCCGCTGATTTTATTGTAGTTGAAGATTTAACCAATTTCAAAGTGTTGCAAACCTATATCGATGGCGAACTCGTTGCCGAAAACGGGAAATCATTTGTAAAACACGTCGACTTTGAAAAACCTAATAATTTCAATACTTCTAAAAAGCAGGTTATTGAGTTTGATATCAGCAGTTCAGCTTCAAAAATTAGAGTTATCGAAGCTTTAGAAGGACAATTAATTACCAATGAAATTCACCACAAACCCAAAATAGAAAACGGAAAAATCGTTTCTGATATAGAAAATGACATTCTGAAAATGGTGGTTGTCAACCGCTACGAAAATGCTCCACCAGCGATTGCTTTCATCAAAAACTTTGGCTTGAAAAAAGGTGCGATTGCCAGTTCGGTGGCGCACGACTGTCATAATATTGTTGTTGTTGGAACTTCGGATGAAGAAATCTGCAAAGCAGTCAATATACTGATTGAAAATAATGGCGGCGTTTGTGCTGTGAATGGTGCTGAAACCAAATCGTTAGCACTTCCTGTAGCCGGAATCATGAGCGACAAAGATGGTTGGGAAACCGGTAAATTGTATCAGGAAATCGATGCTATGTCAAAACAATTGGGAAGCAATTTGAAAGCCCCGTTTATGACTTTATCATTCATGGCGTTATTGGTAATTCCCGATTTGAAATTGTCTGACAAAGGTTTATTTAGCGGGAATTCGTTCTCGTTTGTGGATTTGGAAGTGTCTTAA